One part of the Sesamum indicum cultivar Zhongzhi No. 13 linkage group LG14, S_indicum_v1.0, whole genome shotgun sequence genome encodes these proteins:
- the LOC105176814 gene encoding uncharacterized protein LOC105176814 — MALSTISKLSNVNTSAVTSTRSRYPNSSTRKRSAPARIRTASERSSGGGMVADFEEGEPERPRWTGETALSRLVGSLISFKPLYSVLKLGARQVLISTAEKGNIPWRDMTKEILESDVYSEKDAIEDPSIVYPDYYLNPFHAYDEGNLSWLAAAEAEAATMSIAKRAIPSASSVDEANQIVRGNWLQAIESHHQKYSGNSTIREILDIGCSVGVSTRFLADKFPSAKVTGLDLSPYFLAVAQYKDNKINQGTEPIRWIHANGENTGLPSKSFDLVSIAYVFHECPERAIKNMVKEAFRLLRPGGTFAVTDNSPKSKILQADRMEKENKSEENAGGEEEVEEALELVLFHVSECYVYLIPPRKTAASYRADEWNVNKWAWEGTLKVVTKGEECIIRLEDKKTGELYARAFLREGEPHPVEPVIDSSRYFVLRVEENIGGRLRHAFIGIGFRERTEAYDFQAALHDHMKYLNKKKTAEEMEQHFQKTSSVDYSLKDGETLVLQLKNKGGGGVKSKFFEQGLNNLHLDDKSRKTESTLGIKLPPPPPPPAPLSPVAEKSPSEFPTKCSPDRCSEVKALKSEKDQPKESESAENKSSLDIPEDDFGDFQAAG, encoded by the exons ATGGCCTTGAGTACCATCTCCAAGCTCAGCAATGTGAATACCTCGGCTGTAACCTCGACAAGATCCCGCTACCCTAACTCTAGCACTCGCAAAAGAAGTGCACCTGCTAGAATCCGGACTGCGTCAGAGCGGTCAAGCGGCGGCGGAATGGTGGCGGACTTCGAGGAGGGAGAGCCCGAAAGACCCAGATGGACCGGAGAAACGGCGCTTTCTCGACTCGTGGGTTCGCTCATTTCCTTCAAACCTCTGTATTCTGTTCTCAAACTTGGTGCTAGACAAGTTTTGATCAG TACAGCTGAGAAAGGAAACATTCCTTGGAGGGATATGACTAAGGAGATTTTGGAGTCAGACGTATACAGCGAGAAGGATGCTATTGAGGATCCATCAATTGTTTATCCTGATT ATTATCTCAATCCTTTCCATGCATATGATGAGGGAAACCTTTCTTGGCTG GCTGCAGCAGAAGCAGAGGCCGCAACTATGTCTATAGCAAAACGGGCTATACCTTCTGCTTCATCGGTTGATGAAGCAAACCAGATAGTTCGGGGCAATTGGCTTCAAGCAATTGAAAGCCATCACCAGAAATATTCAGGAAATTCCACAATTAGAGAAATTCTAGATATTGGATGCTCTGTTGGTGTAAGCACAAGATTTCTTGCTGACAAATTCCCCTCAGCAAAAGTCACG GGACTGGATTTATCTCCTTACTTCCTTGCTGTTGCTCAATATaaggataataaaataaaccagGGAACAGAACCAATAAGGTGGATCCATGCAAATGGCGAAAATACGGGCTTGCCTTCAAAATCGTTCGACCTTGTTTCAATTGCTTATGTG TTTCATGAGTGCCCTGAAAGAGCAATCAAGAATATGGTGAAGGAAGCATTCCGTCTGCTTAGACCAGGAGGCACTTTTGCTGTCACAGACAATTCG CCAAAATCAAAGATTCTTCAG GCGGATCGTatggagaaagaaaataaatcagaAGAAAACGcaggaggagaagaagaagtagAAGAAGCACTTGAGCTGGTTCTGTTTCATGTTTCTGAATGCTATGTTTACTTG ATACCTCCACGGAAAACTGCAGCTTCTTACAG GGCTGATGAGTGGAATGTCAACAAATGGGCATGGGAAGGCACTCTCAAAGTTGTGACTAAAGGAGAAGAATGCATTATTCGATTAGAGGATAAAAAAACAG GTGAATTGTACGCTCGGGCATTTCTGCGAGAGGGGGAACCACATCCAGTGGAGCCTGTGATTGATAGCAGCAG ATACTTTGTTCTACGGGTAGAAGAGAATATTG GCGGCCGCCTTCGGCATGCTTTCATTGGGATAGGGTTTCGAGAAAGAACTGAAGCTTATGACTTCCAAGCTGCCCTTCATGACCATATGAA GTACCTAAATAAGAAGAAAACTGCTGAAGAGATGGAGCAACACTTCCAAAAGACTTCTTCAGTTGATTACAGTTTAAAAGATGGGGAGACGTTGGTGCTTCAATTAAAGAAT AAAGGTGGCGGCGGCGTAAAATCCAAGTTTTTTGAGCAAGGTTTGAATAATCTTCATTTGGAtgataaaagtagaaaaacaGAAAGCACATTAGGTATCAAACTGCCTCCGCCTCCGCCTCCGCCTGCACCGCTCTCACCTGTTGCTGAAAAGTCTCCCTCGGAATTCCCCACAAAATGTAGCCCAGACAGATGTTCAGAAGTCAAGGCATTGAAATCAGAAAAAGATCAACCAAAAGAATCAGAGTCAGCTGAAAACAAAAGTTCACTAGATATACCAGAAGATGATTTTGGGGATTTTCAAGCAGCTGGATGA